Proteins encoded in a region of the Photobacterium profundum SS9 genome:
- the matP gene encoding macrodomain Ter protein MatP, with the protein MKYQQLENLEAGWKWTYLVKKWKEEEAITCHIDSSEAEAAIQSLLTIEHEPTKVIEWIDKHMSPALENKLKQAIRAKRKRHFNAEQVHTRKKSIDLDYRVWEKLAEKSQELGSTLSDTIEYLLSESNRTETVTKTVSDIRKDLSDLLD; encoded by the coding sequence CGAAGCCGGTTGGAAATGGACTTACCTAGTCAAAAAATGGAAAGAAGAAGAGGCAATCACCTGTCATATCGATTCGAGTGAAGCCGAAGCTGCTATTCAATCTTTACTTACCATTGAACACGAACCCACAAAAGTGATTGAGTGGATTGATAAGCATATGTCTCCTGCGCTTGAAAATAAGCTGAAACAAGCTATTCGAGCGAAACGCAAGCGTCATTTCAATGCGGAGCAGGTACATACGCGTAAGAAGTCGATCGATCTTGACTATCGTGTATGGGAGAAGTTAGCAGAGAAGTCACAAGAACTGGGTTCTACGTTATCAGATACGATTGAATACTTGTTGAGTGAGAGCAATCGCACAGAGACAGTCACTAAGACAGTTTCAGACATCCGTAAAGATTTATCAGATCTATTAGATTGA
- a CDS encoding DUF3634 family protein: MEYVIILAVAVIFLVFKDRPVMTMKFKDGELTHSKGDIPHGFLVGCKEIAHKQPFSGQIKVYKNRFTTKITFSKTVPSKVKQRIHNVFPHTGTNKKQGRRA; the protein is encoded by the coding sequence ATGGAATATGTCATCATACTTGCCGTTGCCGTCATTTTTCTTGTTTTTAAAGACCGTCCTGTAATGACGATGAAGTTCAAAGACGGTGAACTGACGCATTCAAAAGGGGATATTCCCCATGGTTTTTTGGTCGGCTGTAAAGAGATAGCGCATAAGCAGCCGTTCTCTGGTCAAATAAAAGTCTACAAGAATCGCTTTACAACAAAGATCACCTTTTCTAAGACCGTGCCAAGTAAGGTAAAGCAACGTATACACAATGTGTTCCCGCATACTGGTACGAATAAGAAACAAGGTCGACGCGCCTAA
- a CDS encoding PPC domain-containing DNA-binding protein produces MIQPHAFRLTQGDDLKASVLAYVKANSIKAGSLLSCAGCLTTARIRLADESKSLTLDGPLEILTLSGTLTADHVHLHISVADKEGRVFGGHLMDGSDVSYTAEICLLSFIEQHFSREYDAATGFDELVVDN; encoded by the coding sequence ATGATTCAACCTCATGCCTTTCGATTAACTCAAGGGGACGATTTAAAAGCCTCTGTTTTAGCCTATGTGAAGGCAAATAGCATTAAAGCTGGCTCACTATTATCTTGTGCGGGATGTTTAACGACAGCGCGTATACGCCTTGCTGATGAGTCTAAATCATTGACGCTTGATGGGCCTTTAGAAATTCTAACACTTTCTGGCACATTAACGGCTGATCATGTTCACCTTCATATTTCTGTTGCAGATAAAGAAGGCAGGGTATTTGGTGGGCATTTAATGGATGGGAGTGACGTGTCTTACACTGCTGAGATTTGTTTATTGAGTTTTATTGAGCAACACTTTTCTCGTGAATACGATGCAGCAACGGGTTTTGATGAGCTGGTGGTTGATAATTAA
- a CDS encoding flagellar brake protein — translation MNVNGNALRERLLAKRSEESVPGIRGICMINHGSSITISIKTPLGRLFQCETTFIGSNGTDYFILALPDVSPHDLDDYFCEGYWVSIKAISDRGEGAIVRFKTQMDNIIQKPERMITLRIPQMIGLTQLRSEARYEVKLQGHVSISNRLLLVEFKDLSSKGCCFVYGANGPSFDTDNKITIVVKHPVTGQNYRLTGVVRSAQKMSGLNNCGVLFDNDGQDITKQLLAQLIFDGSRLSFKA, via the coding sequence TTGAATGTAAATGGAAATGCGCTAAGAGAACGGCTTTTAGCTAAACGTAGTGAAGAATCAGTGCCTGGTATACGCGGTATATGTATGATTAACCATGGTAGTAGTATTACGATTAGTATAAAAACCCCGCTAGGACGCTTGTTTCAATGCGAAACGACATTCATTGGCTCTAATGGTACCGATTATTTTATTTTGGCTTTGCCAGACGTTAGCCCGCATGATTTAGATGATTATTTTTGTGAAGGGTACTGGGTATCGATTAAGGCAATTTCCGACCGTGGCGAAGGGGCGATAGTCCGATTCAAAACTCAAATGGATAATATTATTCAAAAACCCGAGCGAATGATCACGCTCAGAATTCCGCAAATGATAGGGTTAACACAGCTTCGTAGCGAGGCGCGTTATGAAGTGAAATTACAAGGTCATGTCTCAATTTCCAATCGCCTTTTGCTGGTGGAATTTAAAGATTTGTCATCAAAAGGGTGCTGCTTCGTTTACGGTGCGAATGGTCCTTCATTTGATACCGATAATAAAATAACCATTGTTGTGAAACACCCAGTAACAGGACAAAATTACCGCCTTACCGGTGTCGTACGTAGTGCGCAAAAAATGAGTGGGTTAAATAATTGTGGTGTTCTATTTGATAACGACGGGCAAGATATAACTAAACAGTTATTAGCACAGCTAATTTTTGATGGCTCTCGGTTGTCATTTAAAGCTTAA
- a CDS encoding winged helix-turn-helix domain-containing protein, whose amino-acid sequence MFNEQPLASHSTIGNYYIDTLTQTVTRTTDQQLIKLSKSEVLIVALLASNHGVTICREHLLKCCWPGKVVTHSSLTVAIKNIRNAFAIIGDDNIIVTEPKKGYSIRLQENDVPLHAPKFHLKGIDPLPETVLPLNIEQTAHFTEHEKINVKSTTLLFVKNHFVSVVFFLLTLVVFSKYFLFVEHTSVNGISTLYDGVDIPERISLSVNSIPSDMSELIVYPLGGLCSSFQIIGFNDMSIVDFTAKIDQGDCNNE is encoded by the coding sequence ATGTTCAATGAACAACCTTTGGCCTCACATTCTACAATCGGTAATTATTATATTGATACTTTGACTCAAACTGTTACTCGTACAACCGATCAACAATTGATTAAATTATCAAAGTCTGAAGTGCTTATTGTTGCATTATTAGCTTCTAATCATGGTGTTACGATTTGTAGAGAGCATTTACTTAAGTGTTGTTGGCCAGGGAAAGTCGTTACGCATAGCTCTTTAACTGTTGCGATTAAAAATATACGTAATGCATTTGCGATAATCGGTGATGATAATATTATCGTTACCGAACCTAAAAAAGGTTACTCAATACGTCTACAAGAAAATGATGTGCCATTACATGCACCTAAATTTCACTTAAAAGGTATCGACCCCTTACCTGAAACAGTATTACCATTGAACATTGAACAAACAGCCCACTTTACAGAGCATGAAAAGATAAACGTAAAATCAACGACTCTTCTTTTTGTTAAAAACCATTTTGTTTCCGTTGTTTTTTTTCTACTCACGTTAGTTGTTTTCAGTAAGTATTTTTTGTTTGTCGAGCATACCAGCGTGAATGGGATAAGTACTTTATACGATGGTGTAGATATTCCAGAGCGCATATCGTTATCTGTTAATAGTATTCCCAGCGATATGTCAGAGTTGATAGTGTATCCACTTGGTGGCCTTTGCTCATCTTTTCAAATTATCGGTTTCAATGATATGAGTATTGTAGATTTTACAGCAAAGATAGATCAAGGTGATTGCAACAATGAATAA
- a CDS encoding antibiotic biosynthesis monooxygenase family protein, protein MCRYLCLSLLCSSPVFAQDVTLINPFEVPTVHEKATIEHWEKARDFLQTQPGYISTQLHKSLQPNSTFFLINIAKWESTEDFQRAISNMQKVIPALELDGVKNYPALYEVIRN, encoded by the coding sequence TTGTGTAGATACCTATGCCTATCACTACTCTGCTCTTCACCTGTTTTTGCCCAAGATGTTACTTTAATTAACCCTTTTGAAGTACCAACGGTGCATGAAAAGGCAACCATTGAGCATTGGGAGAAGGCCCGTGATTTTCTTCAGACTCAACCTGGGTATATTTCAACTCAACTGCATAAATCATTACAGCCTAATAGTACTTTCTTCTTGATCAATATTGCTAAATGGGAATCTACAGAAGATTTTCAACGTGCTATATCAAACATGCAAAAAGTAATTCCAGCACTAGAACTTGATGGTGTGAAAAATTATCCCGCCTTGTATGAAGTCATTCGTAATTAA
- a CDS encoding IS4-like element ISPpr4 family transposase, with translation MTMTLFEQHQLPCILESRLSKRYQTLIMEHMTVNSSNAPGVKSLRHHTQSWASTQATWRFYHNEDVTFPMLSGPMLGLARSGVKESQSRYVLMAHDWCHINFAKHHSKLDKTKMSHALDVGYELQASLLVDANTGAPIAPAGLNLLTSNGIYQCRSQELQPKQSHLDSLFDSIHWQEQLHLDKPLVHVVDREADSAKDLRRLGSVHWLTRTKKGSTFRHEGQFKTAEIISRTISSDLKGVISLRGKEGYLFVGETTVELHRKSEKLASAAPTCRFVMSLVTDDEGKELARWYLLSNVLDVDATEIATWYCHRWNIESWFKLLKSDGHQLEKWQQTTAESILKRLITASVATTLIFKLYSDSSDEANEFKGFLVKLSGRLTKRTKPVTQPSLLAGLWVFLQMCEVLDTYTIDEINTMRQIASSFFAQSV, from the coding sequence TTGACGATGACTCTTTTTGAACAACATCAATTACCCTGTATCCTTGAATCAAGATTATCTAAGCGTTATCAGACCCTTATAATGGAACACATGACAGTTAATTCTAGCAATGCACCAGGTGTAAAATCTCTTCGCCACCACACACAATCATGGGCATCGACACAAGCAACATGGCGTTTTTATCATAATGAGGATGTGACTTTTCCTATGCTAAGTGGCCCGATGCTGGGTCTTGCTCGTTCTGGTGTGAAAGAAAGTCAAAGTCGATATGTATTAATGGCTCATGATTGGTGCCATATCAATTTCGCTAAACATCATAGTAAGTTAGATAAAACTAAGATGTCACACGCTCTCGATGTTGGCTACGAACTGCAAGCGTCTTTATTGGTAGACGCAAATACCGGCGCACCCATTGCTCCAGCAGGTCTTAACTTACTGACAAGCAACGGTATTTATCAATGCCGAAGCCAAGAGTTACAACCCAAGCAAAGTCACCTAGATTCACTCTTTGACAGCATTCATTGGCAAGAACAATTACATTTAGACAAGCCCCTGGTGCATGTTGTTGATAGAGAAGCAGATTCAGCGAAAGACTTAAGACGTTTAGGCTCAGTTCACTGGCTAACTCGAACTAAAAAAGGCTCAACGTTCCGTCACGAAGGTCAGTTTAAAACGGCTGAAATCATCAGTCGAACAATCTCCTCAGACTTGAAAGGTGTTATTTCTCTTCGAGGTAAAGAGGGCTATTTGTTTGTTGGTGAAACGACTGTTGAGTTACACCGGAAATCAGAAAAGCTCGCGTCAGCGGCGCCCACCTGTCGCTTTGTTATGAGCCTGGTCACGGATGATGAAGGTAAAGAGCTAGCAAGATGGTATCTGCTGTCTAACGTGTTGGATGTTGATGCAACAGAGATTGCAACGTGGTATTGCCATCGCTGGAATATTGAATCTTGGTTTAAGTTATTGAAGTCAGATGGTCATCAGTTAGAAAAATGGCAGCAAACTACTGCGGAGTCAATATTAAAGCGTCTGATCACAGCCAGTGTTGCAACGACGTTGATATTTAAGCTTTATTCGGACAGCTCGGATGAAGCTAATGAATTTAAAGGTTTTTTGGTTAAGCTGAGTGGTCGTTTAACTAAGCGAACAAAGCCTGTCACTCAGCCATCACTGCTTGCGGGACTATGGGTTTTCCTACAAATGTGTGAAGTACTAGATACCTACACCATAGATGAGATAAACACGATGAGGCAAATAGCCAGTTCGTTTTTTGCTCAATCTGTGTAG
- a CDS encoding outer membrane beta-barrel protein: MLALNVKNYTPLLAVILAATSFNTSANSDYDFISGGFQLSSFDEYIPTALGKSYDYTTGYYLRGSWNFYNNFFAEARHDSTSKDSLSITQTTAGLGYFHSFNDNFSLYGLVGVDEIDVQFDVNKFVHQADISSSSMNGYIGAKDNALTVELGAKINVLDAWQIEPAIRMADYDEKMYELRLANTIRITKNIGLEANFAHRALGANTFGQVQNIREMNYQVGMRYTF; this comes from the coding sequence ATGCTTGCATTAAATGTTAAAAACTATACACCACTACTTGCTGTTATTCTTGCAGCAACCTCTTTCAACACTAGTGCGAATTCTGATTATGATTTTATATCTGGCGGGTTCCAGCTATCATCTTTTGATGAATATATTCCTACAGCCTTAGGTAAAAGTTACGACTACACGACTGGGTATTACTTGCGTGGCAGTTGGAATTTTTATAATAATTTCTTTGCTGAAGCTCGTCATGACTCAACATCTAAAGATAGCTTGTCGATAACACAGACTACTGCTGGATTAGGCTATTTTCATTCTTTCAACGACAATTTTTCATTATATGGTCTTGTCGGTGTTGATGAAATTGATGTTCAATTCGACGTCAATAAATTTGTGCATCAAGCTGATATTAGTAGCTCAAGCATGAATGGCTATATTGGTGCAAAAGACAATGCACTAACAGTAGAACTAGGTGCAAAAATCAATGTTCTAGATGCTTGGCAAATAGAACCTGCAATCAGAATGGCCGATTATGACGAAAAAATGTATGAATTACGATTAGCAAATACTATTCGTATAACGAAAAATATAGGTCTAGAGGCAAACTTTGCTCACCGAGCATTAGGCGCGAATACATTTGGTCAAGTACAAAACATACGTGAGATGAACTACCAAGTGGGTATGCGTTACACGTTCTGA
- a CDS encoding MerR family transcriptional regulator: protein MYRISELAERVGVSRTTLLYYEKLGLIKGKRLSNGYRSYSELDVQRLLLIQQLQGGGLTLKECQACIEAKVDRQLLLERLEQLDVEIAQKQKSRQLLAALLGESQLTEWHELLDEIAPDAHLDWLIKQGFSEKCALRLKWLSKDMNQHTSYMADFNKVFAQLDRWGPGSEEDTLQALAKVPHKPQEILEVGCGPGIATMVLTNHSSANITAVDNDEQSLTHLMALATEQGIADRISTVCVSMMDIPFEAKTFDLIWSEGSAYIMGVANALKQWRPLLVNDGILVLSDLVWSTKNPSEDTFDFWRKEYPDMVTAQHRIEQAEAAGFEVIDSFALSEQAWASYYQPLQTRINELKSGMRDSRALTDLEREYDIYRRRLDEFDYQMFILKKA from the coding sequence ATGTATCGAATATCAGAGTTGGCTGAGCGGGTTGGGGTATCGCGAACAACACTGCTCTATTATGAAAAGCTAGGTTTAATCAAAGGTAAACGCTTGAGTAATGGCTATCGTAGCTATAGTGAACTTGACGTTCAGCGTCTTCTATTGATACAGCAGCTTCAGGGAGGAGGCCTAACGTTAAAAGAGTGCCAAGCGTGCATAGAGGCGAAAGTGGATCGCCAATTGCTTCTTGAGCGACTTGAACAACTTGATGTAGAGATAGCTCAAAAGCAGAAATCGCGGCAGCTTCTAGCGGCCTTACTCGGAGAAAGTCAGTTAACTGAATGGCACGAGTTACTTGACGAAATTGCTCCTGATGCTCATTTAGATTGGTTAATTAAACAAGGGTTCAGTGAAAAATGTGCACTCAGATTAAAATGGTTATCAAAAGATATGAATCAACATACAAGCTACATGGCAGATTTTAATAAAGTTTTTGCACAACTAGACCGATGGGGACCAGGCTCTGAAGAAGATACGCTGCAAGCTCTGGCTAAAGTTCCGCATAAACCCCAAGAGATTCTGGAGGTTGGTTGTGGTCCGGGTATTGCCACTATGGTATTGACAAACCATAGCTCAGCAAATATTACTGCCGTCGACAATGATGAACAGTCATTAACTCACTTAATGGCACTAGCAACAGAACAAGGCATAGCAGACAGAATCAGCACTGTGTGTGTCAGCATGATGGATATACCCTTCGAAGCGAAAACGTTTGATCTAATCTGGTCTGAAGGTAGCGCTTATATCATGGGGGTTGCCAACGCTCTGAAGCAATGGCGTCCACTATTGGTAAACGATGGCATATTAGTCTTGAGTGATTTAGTTTGGTCTACTAAAAATCCAAGTGAGGATACGTTCGATTTTTGGCGCAAAGAATACCCAGACATGGTTACAGCGCAACATCGTATTGAGCAAGCGGAAGCCGCAGGCTTTGAGGTGATAGATAGCTTCGCATTAAGCGAGCAAGCATGGGCTAGCTATTATCAACCACTGCAAACTCGAATCAATGAATTAAAGAGTGGAATGAGAGATTCAAGAGCATTAACAGACCTAGAAAGAGAATACGATATCTATCGCCGCCGGTTGGATGAGTTTGATTATCAGATGTTTATTTTAAAGAAAGCATAA
- a CDS encoding GNAT family N-acetyltransferase: MKYSLYQPNQIEELKHVFYKTFSDSEGVAEGTSIGDLAYDLMTTTNENDLQVFVATENAKVLGCIIFTRMTFENSVNAFLMAPVAINTAYQGKGIGQALITFGLQTLQDQGVALVFTYGDPNFYSKVGFAQISEQQVKAPLNLTYPEA; the protein is encoded by the coding sequence ATGAAATATTCGCTATACCAACCAAACCAAATAGAAGAACTTAAACATGTTTTTTACAAGACCTTTTCCGACTCAGAAGGTGTAGCAGAGGGAACATCGATCGGCGACTTGGCCTACGATCTAATGACTACGACAAACGAGAATGATCTTCAGGTTTTTGTTGCCACTGAAAATGCAAAGGTTCTAGGTTGCATTATATTTACCAGAATGACGTTCGAGAACAGTGTTAATGCCTTCTTGATGGCACCTGTTGCGATTAATACTGCTTATCAGGGTAAAGGCATTGGCCAAGCACTAATAACATTTGGCCTACAAACCTTGCAAGATCAAGGTGTCGCTTTAGTATTCACCTATGGAGATCCAAACTTTTACTCAAAAGTTGGCTTTGCCCAGATCAGCGAGCAGCAAGTAAAAGCACCACTGAACTTAACTTACCCAGAAGCATAG
- a CDS encoding IS4-like element ISPpr4 family transposase translates to MTMTLFEQHQLPCILESRLSKRYQTLIMEHMTVNSSNAPGVKSLRHHTQSWASTQATWRFYHNEDVTFPMLSGPMLGLARSGVKESQSRYVLMAHDWCHINFAKHHSKLDKTKMSHALDVGYELQASLLVDANTGAPIAPAGLNLLTSNGIYQCRSQELQPKQSHLDSLFDSIHWQEQLDLDKPLVHVVDREADSAKDLRRLGSVHWLTRTKKGSTFRHEGQFKTAEIISRTISPDLKGVISLRGKEGYLFVGETTVELHRKSEKLASAAPTCRFVMSLVTDDEGKELARWYLLSNVLDVDATEIATWYCHRWNIESWFKLLKSDGHQLEKWQQTTAESILKRLITASVATTLIFKLYSDSSDEANEFKGFLVKLSGRLTKRTKPVTQPSLLAGLWVFLQMCEVLDTYTMDEINAMRQIASSFFAQSV, encoded by the coding sequence TTGACGATGACTCTTTTTGAACAACATCAATTACCCTGTATCCTTGAATCAAGATTATCTAAGCGTTATCAGACCCTTATAATGGAACACATGACAGTTAATTCTAGCAATGCACCAGGTGTAAAATCTCTTCGCCACCACACACAATCATGGGCATCGACACAAGCAACATGGCGTTTTTATCATAATGAGGATGTGACTTTTCCTATGCTAAGTGGCCCGATGCTGGGTCTTGCTCGTTCTGGTGTGAAAGAAAGTCAAAGTCGATATGTATTAATGGCTCATGATTGGTGCCATATCAATTTCGCTAAACATCATAGTAAGTTAGATAAAACTAAGATGTCACACGCTCTCGATGTTGGCTACGAACTGCAAGCGTCTTTATTGGTAGACGCAAATACTGGCGCACCCATTGCTCCAGCAGGTCTTAACTTACTGACAAGCAACGGTATTTATCAATGCCGAAGCCAAGAGTTACAACCCAAGCAAAGTCACCTAGATTCACTCTTTGACAGCATTCATTGGCAAGAACAATTAGATTTAGACAAGCCCCTGGTGCATGTTGTTGATAGAGAAGCAGATTCAGCGAAAGACTTAAGACGTTTAGGCTCAGTTCACTGGCTAACTCGAACTAAAAAAGGCTCAACGTTCCGTCACGAAGGTCAGTTTAAAACGGCTGAAATCATCAGTCGAACAATCTCCCCAGACTTGAAAGGTGTTATTTCTCTTCGAGGTAAAGAGGGCTATTTGTTTGTTGGTGAAACGACTGTTGAGTTACACCGGAAATCAGAAAAGCTAGCGTCAGCGGCGCCCACCTGTCGCTTTGTTATGAGCCTGGTCACGGATGATGAAGGTAAAGAGCTAGCAAGATGGTATCTGCTGTCTAACGTGTTGGATGTTGATGCAACAGAGATTGCAACGTGGTATTGCCATCGCTGGAATATTGAATCTTGGTTTAAGTTATTGAAGTCAGATGGTCATCAGTTAGAAAAATGGCAGCAAACTACTGCGGAGTCAATATTAAAGCGTCTGATCACAGCCAGTGTTGCAACGACGTTGATATTTAAGCTTTATTCGGACAGCTCGGATGAAGCTAATGAATTTAAAGGTTTTTTGGTTAAGCTGAGTGGTCGTTTAACTAAGCGAACAAAGCCTGTCACTCAGCCATCACTGCTTGCGGGACTATGGGTTTTCCTACAAATGTGTGAAGTACTAGATACCTACACCATGGATGAGATAAACGCGATGAGGCAAATAGCCAGTTCGTTTTTTGCTCAATCTGTGTAG
- the rsgA gene encoding ribosome small subunit-dependent GTPase A: protein MSYPSLIELGFRPFFQQQLSLDELNNRTIGRVIEQHRSHIVIMNEQGVLNLTQTPNSERVCVCVGDWVLFDESLRLVRPFERQSLFQRKAAGTKVDSQLIAANIDSVFIVSSLNDDFNLNRIERYLAIAKEAEVEPIVVLTKVDQCADADEKRQQVQALDPLLLVHALNALDSEHVKELSGYCKLGKTLALLGSSGVGKSTLVNGLLGQQAMETGTIREDDSKGRHTTTYRAIKWLPLGGLLMDTPGMRELQLTDCKDGLKETFSEIEALALLCRFNDCSHDQEPNCAVQAAIECGSLDPRRLNNYQKLMRELAFNSSTLAEKRAKDKAFGKMVNTTHK, encoded by the coding sequence ATGAGTTACCCATCACTAATCGAACTAGGTTTTCGACCTTTCTTCCAACAACAACTTAGCCTAGATGAGCTGAATAACCGAACTATTGGTCGTGTTATTGAGCAGCATCGTAGCCACATTGTAATAATGAACGAGCAGGGTGTACTAAACCTAACACAAACCCCAAACAGCGAACGTGTATGTGTATGTGTAGGGGATTGGGTACTGTTCGATGAGTCGCTACGTTTGGTGCGCCCGTTTGAGCGCCAGTCACTATTTCAGCGTAAGGCAGCAGGAACCAAGGTTGATTCGCAGCTGATCGCCGCCAACATCGACAGCGTGTTTATTGTAAGTTCACTGAATGATGACTTTAATCTTAATCGCATTGAGCGGTACCTTGCGATTGCTAAAGAAGCAGAGGTAGAGCCCATAGTTGTGCTGACTAAGGTCGACCAATGTGCAGATGCGGATGAAAAACGTCAACAGGTTCAGGCATTGGATCCTCTATTGTTGGTACACGCCCTTAATGCCCTTGATAGCGAGCATGTCAAAGAATTGTCTGGCTACTGTAAATTGGGTAAGACACTAGCGCTACTTGGTTCGTCTGGGGTCGGAAAATCTACCTTGGTGAACGGCTTGTTAGGCCAGCAAGCGATGGAAACAGGTACAATTCGTGAAGATGACAGTAAAGGCCGCCACACTACCACTTATCGCGCGATCAAGTGGCTACCTCTGGGAGGGCTGCTAATGGATACCCCTGGGATGCGCGAGCTTCAATTGACGGATTGTAAAGATGGCCTAAAAGAGACTTTCAGTGAGATTGAAGCGCTGGCTTTGCTGTGCCGTTTTAATGATTGTAGTCACGATCAAGAGCCGAACTGCGCCGTACAGGCAGCGATTGAGTGTGGCTCACTTGATCCACGTCGCCTCAATAACTACCAGAAGCTGATGCGAGAGCTGGCGTTTAACAGCTCAACCTTGGCAGAAAAGCGCGCCAAAGATAAAGCGTTTGGTAAGATGGTAAACACGACCCATAAGTAA